The segment TGTCGGAAAGGGATTTGGTGGAATATTAATTGAACCAGCTGAAGACTGGCCAGTCTACCGGTCAgatctttataaaaaaactaaatttgcattttatcatttttgagaattttttttttctcttttgtaatTTCCCATGCACTCTATGCTCAGCACATGCATATTTAGAAATATGAAAGTGTGGCAATGGGCGCCCCAAGTGACGGCGCCACTCGCCCAGTTCATGTCCTAATGCTCCCACCGCCCAATTGCCACACCCACAAAGCAGATTTCGCGAGAGGACAAGGAGATCGTTGTAATTTTATGGCCAAGGGACAAAACCGCGCACGTGTGCTTGATGCGTACCCGCAGTCAGCTCCCTTGAGATGTTTCGATTCTTCTAATACTCTCCAAACTCAGTATTTCATCTTGCAGTATTACCCGCCTACTCGTCCTGacctttttttcccttctttcGCTAGTTCCTGTATAATTTTAGATGAAAGTATCCTGTATCATTACAGAGGAAGATAAACTTACTCCCCTTCACTCTTTTTGTGACAATAAATAGATCAACAAGTAGGTTAAACAAAAACTACAGGATGGTGCTGGACTCTATTGAATATTACtacaaagaagaaaatattaccttctacgcatttcatgtatcAATGAAGTCATGCATGTtcatcagtgacttaaactctgctaagtcattggtttttatggctgattcagacaacccattccattctctaatggcactaaggaagaatgagcatttgtacaaatatgttatagcatatggaataagaaatgtgtctttatttctctgtctttctgaatatttcattaggttttgtttttctatttgtaaattatggtttaatgttttatgtattatagctactttacttttattctacTGTCCTGAAGTGTCCTTAAGTTTAGAGACtctactaatggtgttactcttaTCAAATCGGactattcgtttgttataaatctgtctgctctattttattctagtttcataatgttttcttgagttgagggatcccaaacagaggatgggTATTCTAATATTAGCCTAACTAAAGTTAAagagcattttagttttatgttcttgtttgatttgtaaaaaaattcttttgataAACCCGAATCATTTgcctgattttttaaataatttttttcaatatgtaAATTTCATGATACCTTTTCATTTATGATCACActtagatattttgagtttttagtttgTATGATCCACTCACCATGGATAGAGAAAGTAGTTTttatttgctttagttttttgattttgttactcttaatagctgacatttttctgggtggaaagacatactCCAacttgattcccatttctgtaattcttctaattctatttgtaaaatttcagtatcttgtgttgttacttttttttctaatactaTGCAATCGCCTGCAAATAATCAGACATTTgttctgaactaatgcaatttgttaaatcatttatgtaaaagtGGAAACAGTAGTGGGCCTTAGAATGTTAGATTTTtctcccttttttatttaataagggagtgacattagcttcttttcaGTCTCTAGATACCTTGCCCTGATTAAGTGATGCTTGAAAAAGTATTTCGAACACTGGTGCTAGTTCGTGGCTTTGTTCTACGAGCACTATAGCTgaaataccatcaggtccagaagttTTATTAGGCATTAATTAAAAAGAATTGGAAACCTGTTGTCTTTAGAAACTTATAAATTTAGAGACACAAAGAAAACCATTGAATTAAGACAAACGAATACTTCATGATATTTCGTTTATTAAcgccttaaaaaaataacagtgTTCATTGCATAATGTAAACTATAGACATACATAGAAATATGAATATAAAGGCCAATATACACAGCAATGATATAGATGGGAATTAGTGGCAATGGAATAAGGTAAGAACTTGAAGAGGATGTTCAAAGGGTTGTTGATGTACGATGTGCTTGTGTGTGAGCTATGATGTGCTGTATCTGTTGTGTGGTGAATGATGTGCTGTGTTTGGTGTGTGGGTTGTGATGTGGAAGGTCGACTATGATGTGGCAGTTTGGCTTTTGTGATGTTATGTCTTGCATTGGTTGTGTGATGTATGATGTCCTGCGTTGGCTGTGTGATGTATGATGTCTTGCATTGGTTGTGTGATGTATGATGTCCTGCATTGGCTGTGTGATGTATGATGTCCTGCATTGGCTGTGTAATGTATGATGTCTTGCATTGGTTGTGTGATGTATGATGTCCTGCATTGGCTGTGTGATGTATGATGTCCTGCATTGGCTGTGTGATGTATGATGTCTTGCATTGGTTGTGTGATGTATGATGTCCTGCATTGGCTGTGTGATGTATGATGCCCTGCGTTGGCTGTGTGATTATGATGCGGTATATGATGTATTATGTCTTCGATTAGCTGAGTAATGTGTAAAGTCTCTTGTATTGTTCGTGTGATGTATGATATACTTCATCAGCTGTATGATGTGTGATGCCTTGTGTTGGCTGTACGATGTTTGTAGCCTGTTTGAAGTATGTTAGCTGTTGGGGCGctgtggcttccgaacctgaggtcgtgggtttgaatcctggtgaagactgggattttgaatttcgggatttttagggcgcccctgagtccgcccaactctaatgggtacccaactttaattggggaaagtaaatgcggttgatccttgtgacaccctgctcgttaaccgttggccaaagaaacacatgaccttaacatcatctggcttatagatcgcaaggtatgaaAAGGCAACTATGTAGGTTGTGTAATGTATGAGATACTGATGAGTCCTATAATGTAAAATGTGGTTACGTTAAATTCATAGCGTCTGGTGTGGCTGGTTGGCTGTACATGCATTTGGGTTGGCTTTGAGAAGTCCAGTAGAGATAGTCACTAAGTTCCAAGACAACCATAACACAATTGTCTACATAACAGCTAAAAACATTTCGACCAAGGCCACAATTGGGCAGGCATGTAATACAAATAACACAACAGTTTCACTTCTAAAAAATCTGGCAGTATGCAAGTTAAGGCAAATATGGTTTCATTTGTTTTACTCGATGGCTGGCTGGTCATGCCATCGGCTATTCGAGCTGTAATCGGACAGGAACCCGTGCATCGCTTCTGTCTGTACATCAGCATCCAGGTTTGGGTTATATAGAAGGCAATACGCAATTATTGGAATGGACGTCGAGGTATTAACAATATAAATGAGAAATATAAGGAACATATTGAATGGACATTGTCACATTATGCCTGTATATAAATACAATATTATGCAGCATTCACTAAAGGCAGTTCAAGAATAGAGTATATAAAAAGTACAAATACAGTTtcgcaataaataaatagaggaATCATAGtgacaataaattataaatacattatGCTGTGCTGTACATTGTATAAACTGCAAGCGTGATGCATAGTTGGGACATTATCGGAGAATGTAAAGCGGAGGATAAGTATATCTGCCATTATTTGTAAACTGAAATTGTCTACTTTTAAAAGGCACAGTAATTTTTGGAATGATATAATTTAGGAATGTTGTAAGTTTTCTTAGTAAGTCAAAGATTAATTTGtctatttgttatatttttaaaatagagtctatcattattataaaaataatgaatggTGAAAATACTAGTTAAACTCTACCAACTAACaaccaaataataaaatatttgtaataaatacATTGTATTGTGCTTTTCATAGTTTGATGTTGCAGTTTCGCCCCTTAAGGCATCTCAACTTTTATGTAACTTATACATAGTTTTCAACAATTAATGAATTGCTTGGAATACATTTGTATGTATATTATACTACTTCAATAATTTGCTACGTGAGGTTTTTGTTGGGGCACTATAATACTAGAGACaacaaacattgaaaaaaaatactatgaCCAAAAGCTGTATCTTTTATCACTAGATACAGAAGAGGCTCCTCAAAACCGTGAGTCTGAAATGTAATGAGTTTGGAAAGTTTGTGAATCTGTGAAACAGCAGACATCATACTTAACTCAAGGGTGATAACCAATTTTCAGCACAGCGTTTATTTGTAGTTCTGTCAGAGTTCACTTACGGAAAAGTTCACAACCTAAAAGGTTTATAGGTTTAGGCTGTTCCACGAACCTCAGGTTTCATCGCTTGTTTAAATGTCAGTGTCATAAGAATGACATTTGTAATTGGGACGGGGAGTAAGTGGGCACTGGACCTTGCCCGAAACGAGGCTCTGTCTGGTGGACGATGTAGCTGGAGTGAGGTGGCGTGGACGTCGTGGGGGGCAGCATGGATCTCGGGTGCCCTGAATACGAGTGAACGTTGTTTTTCATCAGGCCCGGAGACGTAGGGGGCGTGGCGTACGTCAGGGACATTTTGCTGGGGAAGGTAAACGAGCTTTCATACAAAGAGTCGCTGGAGTTGATGTGCAACTTGCTGTCGCCGTGGTTCATGTTCTGGTTGTCGAGAAAGAACGAGCATTGGGAAAATGTTTTGAGGTTTTCTTGATGCTGGTCGAGCTGGTGGTGGTTGCTTAGGAGATGATAGCCGGAATGTTCTAGAAAGTTATCCTTTGGCGAGTCCATACACCCGTAGCCATTGCTAATCTGTGACTGGGCGGCATAAGGCGGGCTGTTGTCCAGAGGACCAGAGTTGAACGTGACGTCACCGGGTGAGATGCCGGTTCTGGACAAAGGCGAAGGGCTGAGCTCCTGCTGGCTGTCGTTGCTGTACTGGAAGTTGAACATGAACGCGTAGTCGTCAGGGTTGGGCAGCTCGCTGAAATCATGTTTGTCCTTGGACTGCTCCAGGAGCTTGACGCTGGCTGCCAGGGCGCTGATGTAGTTGCAGGCGTAGCGAAGGGTCTCGATCTTGGTCATCTTGGCGTCAGAAGAGTTAGGCAGGGTGGTGCGGAGCACTTCCAGAGCCTCGTTCAGACCGTGCATCCGGTTCCGTTCTCTATCGTTTGCTCTTTGACGTCTGCTGGTTTTTAACTTTTGgatcaactgaaaaaaaaaaaaagaaaaaaatataattagattttttttttcaagttatctTCTCATGATTTACAAAtagattttatttgtttactttaaaaggaagctttttttttccagagaatacaataaagaaaacaaaatggaggGATTATGGATAATTACAATGGTGCGATTGCGATTCACAGatttttctaaaaacttaaagtTTATAGACTACGGTTTCTTTCTCCTGTTGTTATAGAACATGGGTTTAAACATGGTTCCGTACCAATGAACGAAGAAGcgctacatttatttacaaagcaaAACTATTGGTTACTGGTGTACGTGATACGCCCAGATAGAATCTTTATAATGAGTTTACTTTGTGTCCtatttctaaatgaaatatctctgtattatattatttaaatgttgTTAATAGCTGATGAATCAAATTAAATTTCACCATTACACAttgtatctgttttttttttttttttttttttttttttttttttgtaatcagggccggatttagtaCTGACAACGCCCAAGGCTATTTAAGGTATGGGATCCCTTGCGATCAACATGCGGCATG is part of the Biomphalaria glabrata chromosome 2, xgBioGlab47.1, whole genome shotgun sequence genome and harbors:
- the LOC106063242 gene encoding uncharacterized protein LOC106063242; this encodes MLLSLADPESPSFDHNNHSLDSFDRYASDMEAMSVSTDDQSASDAQENNNLMAQQDRCMSKLMAPLDSGAPPKKKRIRKTRAKAKSPELIQKLKTSRRQRANDRERNRMHGLNEALEVLRTTLPNSSDAKMTKIETLRYACNYISALAASVKLLEQSKDKHDFSELPNPDDYAFMFNFQYSNDSQQELSPSPLSRTGISPGDVTFNSGPLDNSPPYAAQSQISNGYGCMDSPKDNFLEHSGYHLLSNHHQLDQHQENLKTFSQCSFFLDNQNMNHGDSKLHINSSDSLYESSFTFPSKMSLTYATPPTSPGLMKNNVHSYSGHPRSMLPPTTSTPPHSSYIVHQTEPRFGQGPVPTYSPSQLQMSFL